One Lutzomyia longipalpis isolate SR_M1_2022 chromosome 4, ASM2433408v1 DNA segment encodes these proteins:
- the LOC129796256 gene encoding peptidyl-prolyl cis-trans isomerase-like 3, producing MSVTLHTDLGDIKLELFVEDCPKTCENFLALCASDYYNGSIFHRNIKGFIVQTGDPTGTGKGGESIYGGKFEDELRESLKHNERGMVSMANSGPGTNASQFFFTYAAHPHLDLKYTLFAKVIDGFEVLDELEKLPVNPKTYRPMIEKRINTVTIHANPLAG from the coding sequence TGTAACGCTGCACACGGATCTGGGTGATATTAAACTGGAACTCTTTGTGGAGGACTGCCCGAAAACATGTGAGAACTTCCTGGCACTGTGTGCGAGTGATTACTACAACGGGAGCATCTTTCATCGCAACATAAAGGGCTTCATCGTTCAAACGGGGGACCCCACGGGTACGGGGAAAGGTGGAGAGTCCATCTACGGGGGGAAGTTTGAAGATGAACTTCGTGAGAGCCTCAAGCACAATGAACGCGGGATGGTTTCAATGGCAAATTCCGGTCCGGGAACGAATGCCAGCCAATTCTTCTTCACCTACGCCGCTCATCCGCATCTTGATCTCAAGTACACCCTCTTTGCCAAGGTGATTGATGGGTTTGAGGTGCTCGATGAGCTTGAGAAGCTCCCCGTGAATCCCAAAACCTACCGGCCAATGATTGAGAAGCGCATAAACACCGTCACGATTCATGCAAATCCTCTGGCAGGATGA
- the LOC129796098 gene encoding protein 5NUC, with protein MFLVKFLVLLSSVGLAHFAPFQEGNYEIIILHNNDMHARFDQTNAGSNTCRQQEELDSKCYGGFARVSTIVKKYRSENNNVLFLNAGDTYTGTPWFTLYKDTIATEMMNILHPDAISLGNHEFDNGVDGLVPFLNHVTFPVLAANLDLSKEPTMANATSLKPSMVFTVAGHRIGIIGYLTPDTKFLSAATNVEYLPEISAINEEAQRMRREDNVGIIIALGHSGLAKDREIARNCPEVDIVIGGHSHTFLYSGDQPDREIPEDVYPVVVTQPSGKEVPVVQAYAYTKYLGYLKIMINSTGSIVDWDGQPILLNSSIAQDPDVLAALQKYRAGVEEYGSRVVGISRVYLDGHSSSCRFRECNMGNLITDAFVYGNAILTPMSETAWTDASVALYQGGGIRAPIDPRAAAGNVTRLELDNVLPFGNTLYVVEVPGRVLREALEHSVHRYSNSTGWGEFLQVSGLQVVFNVANDVGERVESVRVLCNECSHPDYRPLNDEQNYNVIMTNFFKDGGDGYDMFKPLKIIKTFQQSDIEIVDTYIERMSPIFPAVEWRITVLGEAGSGGGTASSATLSGVLLITMLVIHITSKMISS; from the exons ATGTTCCTGGTGAAGTTTTTGGTGCTTCTGTCCAGCGTGGGACTGGCGCATTTTGCACCATTCCAAGAGGGCAACTATGAGATCATCATCCTCCACAATAACGACATGCACGCGCGCTTTGACCAAACCAATGCTGGGAGCAACACGTGCCGGCAACAGGAGGAGCTGGATTCCAAATGCTACGGAGGTTTTGCGAGAGTTTCCAcaat AGTGAAGAAGTACCGAAGTGAGAACAACAACGTCCTGTTCCTCAATGCGGGTGACACGTACACAGGAACCCCGTGGTTTACCCTGTACAAGGATACCATTGCCACGGAGATGATGAATATCCTCCATCCGGATGCAATTTCCCTAGGAAATCATGAATTCGACAATGGCGTCGATGGGCTCGTACCATTCCTCAATCATGTCACATTTCCCGTTTTAGCGGCCAACTTGGATCTCTCAAAAGAGCCCACAATGGCCAATGCGACCTCCCTGAAACCCTCAATGGTATTCACAGTGGCTGGGCATAGGATTGGCATCATTGGCTACCTCACGCCCGATACAAAATTCCTTTCAGCCGCCACGAATGTTGAGTACCTCCCTGAGATTAGCGCCATCAACGAGGAAGCTCAGCGGATGCGACGGGAAGACAATGTGGGCATTATCATTGCTCTGGGGCATTCGGGATTGGCAAAAGATCGCGAAATTGCGAGGAATTGCCCCGAAGTGGACATTGTTATTGGAGGGCATTCGCACACATTTCTCTATTCAGGTGATCAACCCGATCGCGAAATCCCCGAAGATGTCTATCCGGTCGTCGTGACGCAGCCCAGTGGAAAGGAAGTGCCCGTTGTTCAAGCATACGCCTACACGAAGTACCTGGGGTACCTCAAAATAATG atcaACAGCACCGGAAGTATTGTAGACTGGGACGGGCAACCTATTCTCCTGAATTCTTCCATTGCGCAGGATCCGGACGTCCTGGCAGCACTGCAGAAGTACCGAGCTGGCGTGGAGGAGTACGGAAGTCGCGTTGTTGGCATTTCTCGGGTATATCTCGATGGGCATTCCTCGTCGTGTCGCTTCCGGGAATGCAATATGGGTAATCTCATCACGGACGCCTTTGTGTACGGGAATGCAATCCTTACGCCAATGAGTGAGACAGCCTGGACGGATGCGAGTGTTGCACTGTATCAGGGTGGTGGGATTCGTGCTCCGATTGATCCTCGTGCCGCCGCAGGGAACGTCACACGCCTGGAGCTGGACAATGTTCTTCCATTTGGGAATACGCTGTACGTTGTGGAAGTTCCTGGAAGGGTACTACGGGAAGCATTGGAACATTCAGTCCATCGATACTCCAACAGTACAGGATGGGGGGAATTTTTGCAGGTTTCAGGACTTCAGGTGGTGTTCAATGTAGCGAATGATGTGGGAGAGCGTGTGGAGTCGGTTAGAGTTCTCTGCAACGAATGCTCCCATCCAGACTACAGACCACTGAATGATGAGCAAAACTACAACGTTATCATGACTAACTTCTTCAAGGATGGAGGAGATGGGTATGACATGTTCAAACCACTGAAGATCATCAAAACCTTCCAGCAGAGTGATATTGAGATTGTGGACACGTACATTGAGAGGATGAGCCCCATTTTCCCCGCTGTCGAGTGGAGGATCACCGTTCTTGGAGAAGCAGGTAGTGGAGGAGGAACAGCTTCTTCGGCAACTCTTTCCGGAGTTCTCCTAATTACAATGCTAGTCATTCATATCACCTCAAAGATGATCTCCAGTTGA